A genomic window from Archocentrus centrarchus isolate MPI-CPG fArcCen1 chromosome 2, fArcCen1, whole genome shotgun sequence includes:
- the LOC115797521 gene encoding thymosin beta-4, with protein sequence MSDKPDLAEVEKFDKSKLKKTETQEKNPLPTKETIEQEKLAGTS encoded by the exons ATGAGCGACAAGCCCGACCTTGCAGAGGTGGAGAAATTCGACAAGTCCAAGCTGAAGAAGACAGAGACGCAGGAGAAGAATCCCCTGCCGACAAAAGAAA CCATCGAACAGGAGAAGCTAGCAGGGACGTCGTGA